From the Streptomyces sp. NBC_00376 genome, one window contains:
- a CDS encoding 4'-phosphopantetheinyl transferase family protein, whose amino-acid sequence MTPRRSTAISEVRIPRPALEAVRRMQESGEIHVWWWPLGARTDPADYAVLDEVERGRAQRFHAEADAAAFTATRAGARRAVAGLLGVEPGEVGFGRRICPGCGDREHGPPAVTDPPVPLAVSLSRTAGAGALAVRAGNWVGVDVEALRPVEPAGLAEVVLTDPESAYVLGLPPGPARDAAFHRAWTRKEAVVKAVGLGLLGMPLNTLDVAPAQDGPVRVVHRYRGEETRWQVTDVDIGDRWAASVARPETSPPGPVHTHAPA is encoded by the coding sequence ATGACACCTCGGCGGAGTACCGCGATCAGCGAGGTGCGCATACCCCGACCGGCGCTCGAAGCGGTTCGCCGGATGCAGGAGTCGGGCGAGATCCACGTGTGGTGGTGGCCGCTCGGCGCACGGACCGACCCGGCGGACTACGCCGTTCTCGACGAGGTGGAGCGGGGCCGGGCCCAGCGCTTCCACGCCGAGGCGGACGCCGCCGCGTTCACCGCCACCCGGGCCGGTGCCCGGCGGGCCGTGGCCGGGCTGCTCGGCGTCGAACCGGGAGAGGTCGGCTTCGGCCGGCGGATCTGCCCCGGCTGCGGCGACCGGGAGCACGGCCCGCCGGCCGTCACCGACCCGCCGGTCCCGCTCGCGGTCAGCCTGTCCCGCACGGCGGGGGCCGGAGCCCTCGCGGTACGGGCGGGCAACTGGGTGGGCGTCGACGTGGAGGCCCTGCGGCCGGTCGAACCGGCCGGCCTGGCCGAGGTGGTCCTCACCGACCCGGAGAGCGCGTACGTCCTCGGCCTGCCCCCGGGCCCGGCCAGGGACGCCGCCTTCCACCGGGCCTGGACCCGCAAGGAGGCGGTGGTCAAGGCCGTCGGCCTCGGCCTGCTGGGCATGCCGCTCAACACGCTGGACGTCGCTCCGGCGCAGGACGGCCCCGTGCGGGTGGTGCACCGCTACCGCGGTGAGGAAACGCGGTGGCAGGTGACGGACGTCGACATCGGCGACCGCTGGGCGGCCTCCGTGGCCCGCCCGGAGACCAGCCCCCCGGGCCCGGTCCACACCCACGCCCCGGCGTGA
- the eboE gene encoding metabolite traffic protein EboE → MRLHHSDSTTIHLAYCTNVHPAETLDGITAQLTDHAEQVRQHLGTDLVGLGLWLPADVAHHLADHPADTAALRRALTTRGLETVTLNGFPYRGFHTPVVKRGVYFPDWSEPSRLTYTLNLAKVLAGLLPDDAARGSISTLPLAWRTPWTGVQRSTAARHLDDLAAGLKQIEAETGRTIRVGLEPEPGCVAETTAQASRAIAGADHDWIGLCLDACHLAVQHEDPSSAVAALVAEGVPIVKLQASSALVADTPADAESREALRPFAEPRFLHQVREQRPDGTLHGSDDLAPALAGALPGDAPWRIHYHVPLHDQPEPPLRNTSDSLQETLRATFGGEHPLTDHVEVETYTWDVLPAGLRPTGAAGIAAGIATELEWTHGELIRLGLTEHGGGTP, encoded by the coding sequence ATGCGTCTGCACCACTCGGACTCCACCACCATCCACCTCGCCTACTGCACCAACGTGCATCCGGCGGAGACCCTCGACGGAATCACGGCCCAGCTCACCGACCACGCGGAACAGGTGCGCCAGCACCTCGGCACCGACCTCGTGGGCCTCGGCCTCTGGCTCCCCGCCGACGTGGCCCACCACCTCGCCGACCACCCCGCCGACACCGCCGCGCTGCGCCGGGCCCTGACCACCCGGGGCCTGGAGACCGTCACCCTCAACGGCTTCCCCTACCGAGGCTTCCACACCCCCGTCGTCAAACGCGGCGTGTACTTCCCCGACTGGTCCGAGCCGTCCCGCCTGACCTACACCCTCAACCTCGCCAAGGTGCTCGCCGGACTGCTCCCCGACGACGCCGCCCGCGGCTCCATATCCACCCTGCCGCTGGCCTGGCGCACCCCCTGGACCGGCGTGCAGCGCTCCACCGCCGCCCGGCACCTCGACGACCTCGCCGCCGGACTCAAGCAGATCGAGGCCGAGACCGGCCGCACCATCCGCGTCGGCCTGGAACCCGAACCCGGCTGCGTCGCCGAGACCACCGCCCAGGCATCCCGGGCCATCGCCGGCGCCGACCACGACTGGATCGGCCTGTGCCTGGACGCCTGCCACCTCGCCGTCCAGCACGAGGACCCGTCGAGCGCCGTCGCCGCCCTCGTCGCCGAAGGCGTGCCCATCGTCAAGCTCCAGGCGTCCTCCGCCCTCGTCGCCGACACACCCGCCGACGCCGAGTCCCGCGAGGCGCTGCGCCCCTTCGCCGAACCCCGCTTCCTGCACCAGGTCCGCGAACAGCGCCCCGACGGCACCCTGCACGGCTCCGACGACCTCGCCCCCGCCCTCGCGGGCGCCCTGCCCGGCGACGCGCCCTGGCGCATCCACTACCACGTACCCCTGCACGACCAGCCCGAGCCGCCGCTGCGCAACACCAGCGACTCCCTCCAGGAGACCCTGCGGGCGACGTTCGGCGGGGAACACCCCCTCACCGACCACGTCGAGGTCGAGACATACACCTGGGACGTCCTGCCCGCCGGGCTCCGGCCCACCGGGGCGGCCGGCATAGCCGCCGGGATCGCCACCGAACTCGAATGGACACACGGCGAGTTGATCCGGCTCGGCCTCACCGAGCACGGGGGAGGCACCCCATGA
- a CDS encoding TatD family hydrolase — MRIFDPHIHMTSRTTDDYRAMYDAGVRALVEPAFWLGQPRTHPASFADYFDALLGWEPYRAAQFGIRHHCTIGLNPKEANDPRCTPVLDLLPRYLAKDSVVAVGEIGYDTMTDAEEHAFAAQLDLAVEFGLPALVHTPHRDKAGGTARSLAVIEESGIEPGHVVLDHLNEVTVTEVVGTGCWMGFSIYPDTKMTPQRMVDILKKYGTEHMLVNSAADWGHSDPLLTRITAEAMLEAGFDEDDVDRVMWRNPVTFYGQSGRLDLDGYNDVQAAGLYAGNSIARGGS, encoded by the coding sequence ATGCGTATATTCGACCCGCACATCCACATGACGTCCCGGACCACCGACGACTACCGGGCCATGTACGACGCAGGTGTACGCGCCCTGGTGGAACCGGCCTTCTGGCTCGGCCAGCCACGTACCCACCCGGCCAGCTTCGCCGACTACTTCGACGCCCTGCTCGGCTGGGAGCCCTACCGCGCCGCCCAGTTCGGCATCCGGCACCACTGCACCATCGGACTCAACCCGAAGGAGGCCAACGACCCGCGCTGCACCCCCGTGCTCGACCTGCTGCCGCGCTACCTCGCCAAGGACTCCGTCGTAGCGGTCGGGGAGATCGGCTACGACACCATGACCGACGCGGAGGAGCACGCGTTCGCCGCGCAGCTCGACCTCGCCGTCGAGTTCGGGCTGCCCGCACTCGTCCACACCCCGCACCGCGACAAGGCCGGCGGCACCGCCCGCTCCCTGGCCGTCATCGAGGAGTCCGGGATCGAACCCGGCCACGTCGTCCTCGACCACCTCAACGAGGTCACCGTCACCGAGGTCGTCGGAACCGGCTGCTGGATGGGGTTCTCCATATATCCGGACACCAAGATGACCCCGCAGCGGATGGTCGACATCCTCAAAAAGTACGGAACGGAGCACATGCTGGTGAACTCGGCGGCGGACTGGGGACACAGCGATCCCCTGCTCACGAGGATCACCGCGGAAGCCATGCTCGAAGCCGGTTTCGACGAGGATGATGTCGACCGTGTCATGTGGCGCAACCCGGTCACGTTCTACGGGCAGTCGGGCAGGCTTGACCTGGACGGTTACAACGATGTGCAGGCCGCGGGGCTGTACGCCGGAAATTCGATCGCCCGCGGCGGCAGTTGA
- a CDS encoding EboA domain-containing protein, with protein MTAPTVTAAPTTVHHTLTLRALTEGLGSALGHEHRARLAQDLAAVAEQGPAALDSRFPAAGRVYGRGRLPGWAGWSVEDGVRTRLLAQLKAEGEELAQEITERYRNGDAAERRGVLCALPFLPLGPHAVHLTDDALRTNDNRLIAAALGPYARVHLDQYRWRQAVLKCLFTGIPLAKVAGLHERRDAELARMAVGFATERRAAGRTVPADLWLVATHDS; from the coding sequence ATGACAGCACCGACCGTCACGGCGGCACCGACCACCGTGCACCACACCCTCACCCTGCGCGCCCTCACCGAGGGGCTGGGCTCCGCCCTCGGCCACGAGCACCGCGCCCGTCTCGCCCAGGACCTCGCGGCCGTCGCCGAACAAGGCCCGGCCGCCCTCGACAGCCGCTTCCCCGCCGCCGGCCGCGTCTACGGCCGGGGCAGGCTGCCCGGCTGGGCGGGCTGGAGCGTCGAGGACGGTGTACGCACCAGGCTCCTCGCCCAACTGAAGGCCGAAGGCGAGGAGTTGGCGCAGGAGATCACGGAGCGCTACCGCAACGGCGACGCGGCGGAGCGGCGCGGCGTCCTGTGCGCCCTGCCCTTCCTGCCGCTGGGACCGCACGCCGTCCACCTCACCGACGACGCCCTGCGCACCAACGACAACCGGCTCATCGCCGCCGCACTCGGCCCCTACGCACGGGTCCACCTCGACCAGTACCGCTGGCGCCAGGCCGTCCTCAAGTGCCTCTTCACCGGAATCCCGCTGGCCAAGGTGGCCGGACTGCACGAACGCCGGGACGCCGAACTGGCCCGGATGGCCGTCGGCTTCGCGACCGAGCGCCGCGCGGCCGGCCGCACCGTACCCGCCGACCTGTGGCTGGTCGCCACCCACGACAGCTGA
- a CDS encoding nucleotide pyrophosphatase/phosphodiesterase family protein: protein MTDRQVAVLCTVGLTPRLIGEMPHVAAIGQEGFTARLDTVFPAVTATVQATLTTGLLPRDHGAVANGWYHRDHGEVMMWRQHNALVQGEKVWQAARKQDPGHSTAYLCWWWAMGADVDTVLTPRPVYHYDGRKSPDCYTKPAGLRDELTARQGEFPLFNYWGPTASIASTRWIAGAARHVVDTRRPDLSFIYVPHLDYDLQRYGPDSPQAVRAAREADAALAPLLGDLRDRGTTVVALSEYGISPVSRPVDINRALRREGLLSVYSQRGMEYLDPCTSRAFAVADHQAAHVYVADPADIPRVRDVLKRTEGVDEIWDRTEQATYGIDHPNAGELVAVAEPDAWFTYYYWLDDTRAPDFARGVEIHRKPGYDPAELFFDPADKAVKAKAALTLLRKKAGMRAPLTVVPLDPAHVRGSHGRLPQDHRDGPLLLCSDPGQERDRYHATEVKDLLLRLNGLA, encoded by the coding sequence ATGACCGACCGCCAGGTCGCGGTCCTGTGCACCGTCGGCCTCACCCCCCGCCTCATCGGCGAGATGCCGCACGTCGCGGCCATCGGCCAGGAGGGCTTCACCGCCCGGCTCGACACCGTCTTCCCCGCGGTCACCGCCACCGTCCAGGCCACCCTCACCACCGGCCTGCTACCCCGCGACCACGGGGCCGTCGCCAACGGCTGGTACCACCGCGACCACGGCGAGGTCATGATGTGGCGCCAGCACAACGCCCTGGTCCAGGGCGAGAAGGTGTGGCAGGCCGCCCGGAAGCAGGACCCCGGACACAGCACCGCCTACCTGTGCTGGTGGTGGGCCATGGGCGCGGACGTCGACACCGTGCTGACGCCGCGACCCGTCTACCACTACGACGGCCGCAAGTCCCCCGACTGCTACACCAAACCCGCCGGGCTGCGCGATGAACTCACCGCCCGCCAGGGCGAGTTCCCCCTCTTCAACTACTGGGGGCCGACCGCCTCCATCGCCTCCACCCGGTGGATCGCCGGCGCCGCCCGCCATGTCGTCGACACCCGCCGCCCCGACCTGTCGTTCATCTACGTGCCCCACCTCGACTACGACCTCCAGCGCTACGGCCCCGACAGCCCCCAGGCGGTGCGCGCCGCCCGCGAGGCCGACGCCGCGCTCGCCCCGCTCCTCGGCGACCTGCGCGACCGGGGGACCACCGTCGTCGCCCTCAGCGAGTACGGCATCAGCCCCGTCTCCAGGCCCGTCGACATCAACCGCGCCCTGCGCCGCGAGGGGCTCCTCTCCGTCTACAGCCAGCGCGGCATGGAGTACCTGGACCCCTGCACCTCCCGCGCGTTCGCCGTGGCCGACCACCAGGCCGCCCATGTGTACGTCGCCGACCCCGCCGACATACCGCGCGTCCGCGACGTGCTGAAGCGCACCGAGGGCGTCGACGAGATCTGGGACCGCACCGAGCAGGCCACGTACGGCATCGACCACCCCAACGCGGGCGAGCTGGTCGCCGTCGCCGAACCGGACGCCTGGTTCACGTACTACTACTGGCTCGACGACACCCGCGCCCCCGACTTCGCCCGCGGCGTCGAGATCCACCGCAAACCGGGCTACGACCCGGCCGAACTCTTCTTCGACCCCGCCGACAAGGCGGTGAAGGCGAAGGCAGCACTCACCCTGTTGCGCAAGAAGGCCGGGATGCGCGCACCGCTCACCGTGGTGCCGCTCGACCCGGCCCATGTCAGAGGCAGCCACGGACGGCTGCCCCAGGACCACCGGGACGGGCCGCTGCTGCTGTGCTCCGACCCGGGGCAGGAACGGGACCGCTACCACGCCACCGAGGTGAAGGACTTGCTCCTGCGCCTCAACGGACTGGCCTGA